The sequence GAAATATTGGTCCTATAATAGAACTACTAAAACCAAGCATCCTTATCAGATTGCTTAATACGGATTGACAGATAATTACTACTACAAGACTAATCCGATTTGTTTTAAGAAGCAGTTTGCTTTCTTTCCCTAATAATCCTAATGCAAACAAAACAATAAATGCTTGTTCTGGAATAGAAATAAGAACAACTCTAAGTAATAAACTAATTAGTGCCATAGACTGACCTCCGTTATTTTTTTGAAGTTACCTAAATAATCTCGATCTTTAAGCTGTGTAACATTGATTTAGGAACTCCCTTATTTGCAATGTTATAGGCAAATTTTATATATTCTATATTCTCTGGATTTGCCGCCCAGTCAAGAATTTCCTTATCATCCGGTGATAGTTCTCTAACTTCCCTTCTGTCTATCCTTTCTACATTACACTGTAAAAGTTCAACCATATCCATGCCAAAGACATTTGCTATCTTTTCCAAAGTTTCTGGACGCGGTATAACTTTCCCAGCCTCAATGTCAGAAATCGTTACGTTTGAAACCCTTGCCTTTTTTGCTAACTCTAGCTGGGTAAGTTCATGTTTATTTCTTAGGAATAGAATAATGTCCTTTGCTCTTTGCATCTTCTGACTCAAAATTTCACCTCCCATTTAAAGTTAAACCGTAGTTTAAAATCATTGTATGCAAAAAAGTGCCATATGTCAAGATAAATAGCAATAAATTGAAAAAAATGACTTAATTGCCTTTCGGTAAGGTTGAAATTTAAACCATGATTTAAATATAATGTAAACATAAGTTGAAGACGGGGGTGATAGGATGACTAACTATAAAGAGCTATACTTCAAAAAAAAACCTGAAGATTTCATAAAGTTTTCTGAGAAAATACTCTGTGCAAGGATTAATTACTATAACGGTAAAAATAAGAAGAGAGGCCTTTCTCTCGTTGCTGCCTCAAAGAAAATAGGTATAACACCCATGTATTTATCTCTACTCGAAAACGAAAAAAGGATTCTTCCTAATTCAATTATTCTTTATAAAGTTGAAAGCGTATATGGTTTTAAACATGGAGAACTAGCAGAAGTACTAATAACTGAAAACCAACTTAGAAAGAAAAATTCTTCTAGTGAAAGGGCGGGATAAGACTTTGTCGTAAAGAATACAACGATTAAGAAGAGTCTAACACTTGCTAGGAGTGTTAGTCTTTTAGAATATGTGTAGATGAAAAAATAAAAGGATAGGAATAAGAGACTTTCATAGAAAAGAGTGAGAATTTATGAATGAGGTTACAAGAATAATTGATTTAAAAACAGGCCAAGTAACAAAAATTGGTGAATTTGCTCCAAGCCCAGAACAGGAAGATAAAATACTACAATTTTTACTTGATGTTATAAAGATTAAGAGTATTAAGCCTCTATAAAACTGATTAATACAATGTTATGGGAATAGCAGTTCGTTAATGGTGTCATGAGGGAGGTGAATACAATGCCTAATTTA comes from Clostridia bacterium and encodes:
- a CDS encoding helix-turn-helix domain-containing protein, with amino-acid sequence MSQKMQRAKDIILFLRNKHELTQLELAKKARVSNVTISDIEAGKVIPRPETLEKIANVFGMDMVELLQCNVERIDRREVRELSPDDKEILDWAANPENIEYIKFAYNIANKGVPKSMLHSLKIEII
- a CDS encoding helix-turn-helix domain-containing protein → MTNYKELYFKKKPEDFIKFSEKILCARINYYNGKNKKRGLSLVAASKKIGITPMYLSLLENEKRILPNSIILYKVESVYGFKHGELAEVLITENQLRKKNSSSERAG